From a region of the Candidatus Pantoea bituminis genome:
- a CDS encoding carbohydrate ABC transporter permease: MRSTPVISRTLIWIVALMTILPFIMALMTSFKTQMELFQGVFTLPASINFKNYVTAWQQGHFNIYFFNSVLVVIPVVLCSILLGILAGFGFAWLKIPGKKLIAAMLALGMVLPSEAFIIPLYHELRWMGLTNTYLALILPQIALSLPFTTLMIASAFQQVPKELVEAAVMDGASRVKILWGILVPAIWPTLSTLALLLFIWTWNEFLIPLILVNKDELRTLPIGMMFFQNKNTIDIPVLMAGAMIVILPLVAVFLIFQRKFISGVTEGAVK, from the coding sequence ATGCGCAGCACACCGGTAATCTCCCGCACGCTGATCTGGATTGTGGCGCTGATGACCATTCTGCCTTTTATCATGGCATTAATGACCTCATTCAAAACGCAGATGGAACTGTTTCAGGGCGTGTTCACGCTGCCCGCTTCCATCAACTTCAAAAATTATGTCACCGCCTGGCAGCAAGGCCATTTTAACATCTACTTTTTTAACTCGGTGCTGGTGGTGATCCCGGTCGTGCTGTGCAGCATTCTGCTGGGCATTTTGGCTGGATTTGGTTTTGCCTGGCTAAAAATCCCCGGCAAAAAACTGATCGCTGCAATGCTGGCGTTGGGCATGGTGCTGCCGAGTGAAGCCTTTATTATTCCGCTCTATCATGAGCTACGTTGGATGGGCCTAACCAATACCTATCTGGCGCTGATCCTGCCGCAAATCGCGCTGTCGCTGCCCTTTACCACGTTGATGATTGCCAGCGCCTTTCAGCAGGTACCGAAGGAGCTAGTTGAAGCTGCGGTTATGGATGGTGCATCGCGAGTGAAAATTCTGTGGGGCATTCTGGTGCCAGCCATTTGGCCGACGTTGTCGACGCTGGCGCTGCTGCTGTTTATCTGGACGTGGAATGAGTTCCTCATCCCGCTGATTCTGGTCAACAAAGATGAGTTGCGTACGCTGCCGATCGGCATGATGTTCTTTCAGAACAAAAACACCATCGATATTCCCGTGCTGATGGCGGGCGCGATGATTGTGATTTTGCCGTTGGTGGCGGTATTCCTGATCTTCCAGCGCAAATTTATCAGCGGCGTGACCGAGGGCGCGGTGAAGTAA